The Primulina eburnea isolate SZY01 chromosome 6, ASM2296580v1, whole genome shotgun sequence genome contains a region encoding:
- the LOC140834000 gene encoding neutral ceramidase 2-like isoform X1, producing the protein MATFVSVICFPILLCLLVGNLKGVKPTSSYLIGLGSYDMTGPAADVNMMGYANIDQTASGVHFRLRARAFIVAQPQGNRVAFVNLDAGMASQLVTIKVLERLKARYGDLYTEKNVAISGIHTHAGPAGYLQYVVYLVTSLGFVRQSFDAIVDGIEQTIIQAHNNLRPGSLFVNKGELLDASINRSPSAYINNPAAERSKYVYDVDKDMTLLKFVDDEWGMVGSFNWFATHGTSMSRTNGLISGDNKGAAARFTEDWFDQNSKGSVHSDNAEANEVSRRVSNMIPAVEDSYHDLQELPASHVGSGRSTTKFMSNARRVRGALSQGDRPRFVSAFCQTNCGDVSPNVLGAFCIDTGLPCDFNHSTCGGKNELCYGRGPGYPDEFESTRIIGERQFRKAVELLNLDSEQLNGMIDYRHTYVNFSNLEVAIPKQGGGTTMVKTCPAALGFGFAAGTTDGPGAFNFKQGDNQGNPFWRLVRNLLKTPSKEQVDCHAPKPVLLDTGEMKEPYDWAPSILPIQILRIGQLIILSVPGEFTTMAGRRLRDAMKSVLLTGGSKEFGDNVHVVIAGLTNTYSQYVATFEEYEIQRYEGASTLYGPHTLSGYIQEFGKLAEALVQGTSVEPGPPPPDMLQKQISLLPPVVLDTTPIGVKFGDVSSDIPQNSTFKKGDKVTAVFWSACPRNDLMTEGTFALIEILKGNKTWESAYDDDDFCLRFIWSRPAKLSPQSHATLEWRIPETAPSGVYRITHYGAAKGVLGSIEHFTGSSRAFAVA; encoded by the exons ATGGCGACATTCGTCTCGGTGATTTGCTTCCCTATTTTGTTGTGCCTCTTGGTGGGGAATCTTAAAGGGGTGAAACCAACTTCTAGTTATTTGATTGGGCTTGGAAGTTATGACATGACCGGACCAGCAGCAGACGTCAACATGATGGGATATGCTAATATAGACCAAACTGCTTCTGGTGTCCACTTTAGGTTGCGAGCTCGTGCCTTCATCGTGGCGCAGCCGCAGGGGAACAGAGTCGCATTCGTAAACCTTGATGCCGGGATGGCATCCCAACTTGTGACAATAAAAGTACTTGAGAGATTGAAGGCCAG GTACGGAGATCTCTATACTGAAAAGAATGTTGCCATTAGCGGCATTCACACCCATGCTGGTCCAGCAGGttatcttcaatatgttgtgtATCTTGTAACTTCTCTTGGTTTTGTGCGGCAATCATTTGATGCCATTGTTGATGGTATCGAGCAGACTATCATTCAAGCTCACAACAATCTTCGACCTGGGTCATTATTTGTGAACAAAG GGGAGCTTTTAGATGCTTCCATTAATCGCAGTCCAAGTGCTTATATCAACAATCCAGCAGCAGAACGCAGTAAATATGTGTACGATGTTGATAAAGATATGACCCTCTTAAAGTTTGTTGATGATGAATGGGGCATGGTCGGGAGTTTCAATTGGTTTGCAACTCATGGAACTTCTATGAGTCGTACAAATGGTTTGATAAGTGGTGACAACAAAGGAGCTGCAGCACGTTTTACGGAAGACTGGTTTGATCAGAATAGCAAGGGAAGTGTGCATTCTGACAACGCAGAGGCAAATGAGGTTTCTCGAAGAGTCTCAAACATGATACCAGCAGTGGAAGATAGCT ACCATGATTTACAAGAACTTCCTGCTTCTCATGTGGGTTCGGGTAGATCAACCACCAAGTTTATGAGCAATGCAAGACGTGTAAGAGGTGCTCTCAGTCAGGGTGATAGGCCTAGATTTGTATCTGCATTTTGCCAAACCAACTGTGGTGATGTTAGTCCAAATGTGCTTGGAGCCTTTTGCATAGATACAGGCTTACCTTGTGATTTTAATCATAGCACCTGTGGTGGAAAGAATGAGTTATGCTATGGACGAGGACCAGG GTATCCAGATGAATTTGAATCCACACGCATTATTGGAGAAAGACAATTCAGAAAAGCAGTAGAACTTTTGAATTTGGATTCAGAACAATTGAATGGGATGATTGACTATCGCCACACTTATGTAAATTTTTCCAATCTTGAAGTGGCAATTCCTAAACAAGGAGGAGGCACCACTATGGTAAAAACCTGCCCTGCAGCATTGGGGTTCGGATTTGCTGCTGGTACAACAGATGGACCCGGCGCTTTTAACTTTAAACAAGGGGACAACCAG GGGAATCCATTCTGGAGATTGGTTCGCAACTTACTTAAAACACCATCGAAGGAACAAGTTGACTGTCATGCACCAAAGCCTGTTCTGCTGGATACTGGTGAAATGAAGGAACCTTATGATTGGGCG CCTTCAATACTTCCAATCCAGATTCTGAGAATAGGGCAGCTGATCATATTAAGTGTACCTGGAG AATTCACCACAATGGCGGGAAGACGGCTCCGAGATGCGATGAAATCAGTCCTGCTAACCGGAGGTAGCAAAGAGTTTGGTGACAATGTCCATGTAGTGATAGCTGGGTTGACAAATACATATTCACAATATGTGGCAACCTTTGAGGAGTATGAGATACAGAGATATGAG GGTGCATCGACGCTGTACGGCCCACACACCCTGAGCGGCTACATTCAGGAGTTCGGTAAGCTTGCAGAAGCCCTTGTTCAAGGGACATCAGTCGAACCAGGTCCACCACCCCCAGATATGCTACAAAAACAGATAAGCTTGCTACCACCTGTCGTACTTGATACAACTCCTATCGGTGTAAAATTCGGTGATGTCAGCTCAGACATACCACAGAACTCCACTTTCAAGAAAGGCGACAAAGTGACAGCAGTTTTCTGGTCGGCGTGTCCAAGGAACGACCTTATGACGGAAGGTACCTTTGCTCTTATAGAGATTCTCAAAGGGAACAAGACCTGGGAATCAGCTTATGACGATGATGATTTCTGCCTCCGGTTTATATGGTCTCGACCAGCTAAACTTAGCCCTCAAAGTCATGCAACTTTAGAATGGAGAATACCAGAAACAGCTCCTTCCGGCGTATACAGGATCACACATTATGGTGCTGCAAAGGGAGTTCTGGGATCGATTGAACATTTTACAGGCTCTTCCCGTGCTTTTGCCGTAGCATGA
- the LOC140834000 gene encoding neutral ceramidase 1-like isoform X2: MLPLAAFTPMLVQQTIIQAHNNLRPGSLFVNKGELLDASINRSPSAYINNPAAERSKYVYDVDKDMTLLKFVDDEWGMVGSFNWFATHGTSMSRTNGLISGDNKGAAARFTEDWFDQNSKGSVHSDNAEANEVSRRVSNMIPAVEDSYHDLQELPASHVGSGRSTTKFMSNARRVRGALSQGDRPRFVSAFCQTNCGDVSPNVLGAFCIDTGLPCDFNHSTCGGKNELCYGRGPGYPDEFESTRIIGERQFRKAVELLNLDSEQLNGMIDYRHTYVNFSNLEVAIPKQGGGTTMVKTCPAALGFGFAAGTTDGPGAFNFKQGDNQGNPFWRLVRNLLKTPSKEQVDCHAPKPVLLDTGEMKEPYDWAPSILPIQILRIGQLIILSVPGEFTTMAGRRLRDAMKSVLLTGGSKEFGDNVHVVIAGLTNTYSQYVATFEEYEIQRYEGASTLYGPHTLSGYIQEFGKLAEALVQGTSVEPGPPPPDMLQKQISLLPPVVLDTTPIGVKFGDVSSDIPQNSTFKKGDKVTAVFWSACPRNDLMTEGTFALIEILKGNKTWESAYDDDDFCLRFIWSRPAKLSPQSHATLEWRIPETAPSGVYRITHYGAAKGVLGSIEHFTGSSRAFAVA; encoded by the exons ATGTTGCCATTAGCGGCATTCACACCCATGCTGGTCCAGCAG ACTATCATTCAAGCTCACAACAATCTTCGACCTGGGTCATTATTTGTGAACAAAG GGGAGCTTTTAGATGCTTCCATTAATCGCAGTCCAAGTGCTTATATCAACAATCCAGCAGCAGAACGCAGTAAATATGTGTACGATGTTGATAAAGATATGACCCTCTTAAAGTTTGTTGATGATGAATGGGGCATGGTCGGGAGTTTCAATTGGTTTGCAACTCATGGAACTTCTATGAGTCGTACAAATGGTTTGATAAGTGGTGACAACAAAGGAGCTGCAGCACGTTTTACGGAAGACTGGTTTGATCAGAATAGCAAGGGAAGTGTGCATTCTGACAACGCAGAGGCAAATGAGGTTTCTCGAAGAGTCTCAAACATGATACCAGCAGTGGAAGATAGCT ACCATGATTTACAAGAACTTCCTGCTTCTCATGTGGGTTCGGGTAGATCAACCACCAAGTTTATGAGCAATGCAAGACGTGTAAGAGGTGCTCTCAGTCAGGGTGATAGGCCTAGATTTGTATCTGCATTTTGCCAAACCAACTGTGGTGATGTTAGTCCAAATGTGCTTGGAGCCTTTTGCATAGATACAGGCTTACCTTGTGATTTTAATCATAGCACCTGTGGTGGAAAGAATGAGTTATGCTATGGACGAGGACCAGG GTATCCAGATGAATTTGAATCCACACGCATTATTGGAGAAAGACAATTCAGAAAAGCAGTAGAACTTTTGAATTTGGATTCAGAACAATTGAATGGGATGATTGACTATCGCCACACTTATGTAAATTTTTCCAATCTTGAAGTGGCAATTCCTAAACAAGGAGGAGGCACCACTATGGTAAAAACCTGCCCTGCAGCATTGGGGTTCGGATTTGCTGCTGGTACAACAGATGGACCCGGCGCTTTTAACTTTAAACAAGGGGACAACCAG GGGAATCCATTCTGGAGATTGGTTCGCAACTTACTTAAAACACCATCGAAGGAACAAGTTGACTGTCATGCACCAAAGCCTGTTCTGCTGGATACTGGTGAAATGAAGGAACCTTATGATTGGGCG CCTTCAATACTTCCAATCCAGATTCTGAGAATAGGGCAGCTGATCATATTAAGTGTACCTGGAG AATTCACCACAATGGCGGGAAGACGGCTCCGAGATGCGATGAAATCAGTCCTGCTAACCGGAGGTAGCAAAGAGTTTGGTGACAATGTCCATGTAGTGATAGCTGGGTTGACAAATACATATTCACAATATGTGGCAACCTTTGAGGAGTATGAGATACAGAGATATGAG GGTGCATCGACGCTGTACGGCCCACACACCCTGAGCGGCTACATTCAGGAGTTCGGTAAGCTTGCAGAAGCCCTTGTTCAAGGGACATCAGTCGAACCAGGTCCACCACCCCCAGATATGCTACAAAAACAGATAAGCTTGCTACCACCTGTCGTACTTGATACAACTCCTATCGGTGTAAAATTCGGTGATGTCAGCTCAGACATACCACAGAACTCCACTTTCAAGAAAGGCGACAAAGTGACAGCAGTTTTCTGGTCGGCGTGTCCAAGGAACGACCTTATGACGGAAGGTACCTTTGCTCTTATAGAGATTCTCAAAGGGAACAAGACCTGGGAATCAGCTTATGACGATGATGATTTCTGCCTCCGGTTTATATGGTCTCGACCAGCTAAACTTAGCCCTCAAAGTCATGCAACTTTAGAATGGAGAATACCAGAAACAGCTCCTTCCGGCGTATACAGGATCACACATTATGGTGCTGCAAAGGGAGTTCTGGGATCGATTGAACATTTTACAGGCTCTTCCCGTGCTTTTGCCGTAGCATGA
- the LOC140834001 gene encoding proliferating cell nuclear antigen: MLELRLVQGSLLKKVMEAIKDLVTEANFDCSATGFSLQAMDSSHVALVALLLRSEGFEHYRCDRNLSMGMNLNNMGKMLKCAGNDDIITIKADDGSDTVTFMFESPTQDKIADFEMKLMDIDSEHLGIPEAEYHAIVRMPSSEFARICKDLSTIGDTVVISVTKEGVKFSTRGDIGTANVVCRQNTTVDKPEDATVIEMNEPVSLTFALRYLNSFTKATPLSSTVTVSLSSELPVVVEYKIAEMGYIRFYLAPKIEEDEENNT; the protein is encoded by the exons ATGTTGGAACTCAGACTGGTGCAGGGGAGCTTGCTAAAGAAGGTGATGGAGGCGATTAAAGATCTGGTCACGGAAGCGAATTTCGACTGCTCCGCAACTGGGTTCTCTCTGCAGGCCATGGATTCGAGTCACGTGGCGCTGGTGGCGCTTCTGCTTAGATCCGAGGGCTTCGAGCACTACCGATGCGACCGCAACCTGTCCATGGGGATGAACCTCAATAACATGGGAAAGATGTTGAAGTGCGCCGGGAATGATGACATCATAACAATTAAAGCTGATGACGGTAGCGATACCGTCACCTTCATGTTTGAGAGCCCCA CACAAGATAAAATTGCAGATTTTGAGATGAAGCTTATGGACATTGACAGTGAGCATCTTGGAATTCCTGAAGCTGAGTACCATGCTATAGTTCGGATGCCATCTTCCGAATTTGCGAGAATCTGTAAAGATCTTAGTACCATTGGTGACACAG TTGTGATCTCTGTCACAAAGGAAGGTGTAAAATTCTCAACAAGAGGTGACATAGGAACAGCAAATGTTGTTTGCAGGCAGAACACGACTGTTGATAAG CCTGAAGATGCAACTGTTATTGAGATGAACGAGCCAGTTTCATTAACGTTTGCTCTTAGGTATTTGAATTCTTTTACCAAGGCAACTCCATTGTCCAGCACTGTCACTGTAAGCTTGTCTTCGGAGCTTCCTGTTGTTGTGGAGTACAAGATAGCAGAGATGGGCTATATACGGTTCTACTTGGCTCCCAAAATAGAAGAGGATGAAGAGAACAACACCTAG